In Manis pentadactyla isolate mManPen7 chromosome 8, mManPen7.hap1, whole genome shotgun sequence, the following are encoded in one genomic region:
- the GALNT3 gene encoding polypeptide N-acetylgalactosaminyltransferase 3 isoform X1, with the protein MAHLKRLVKLHLKRYYHKKFWKLGAVIFFFILFLILMQREVSVQYSKEELRMERNMKNKNKVFDLMLEAVNNIKDAMPKMQIGAPVRQNIDAGERPCLQGYYTAAELKPVLDRPPQDANAPGASGKAFKTTNLSVEEQKEKERGEAKHCFNAFASDRISLHRDLGPDTRPPECIEQKFKRCPPLPTTSVIIVFHNEAWSTLLRTVHSVLYSSPAILLKEIILVDDASVDEYLHDKLEEYIKQFSIVKIVRQRERKGLITARLLGATVATGETLTFLDAHCECFYGWLEPLLARIAENYTAVVSPDIASIDMNTFEFNKPSPYGSNHNRGNFDWSLSFGWESLPDHERQRRKDETYPIKTPTFAGGLFSISKEYFEYIGTYDEEMEIWGGENIEMSFRVWQCGGQLEIMPCSVVGHVFRSKSPHTFPKGTQVIARNQVRLAEVWMDEYKEIFYRRNTDAAKIVKQKSFGDLSKRFEIRQRLQCKNFTWYLKNIYPEVYVPDLSPVVSGYIKSFGQPLCLDVGENNQGGKPLILYTCHGLGGNQYFEYSAQHEIRHNIQKELCLHAVQGFVQLKTCTYKGHKTIATGEQLWEMQKGQLLYNPFLNMCLSASGEHPSLASCSPSDPLQKWIFNQND; encoded by the exons ATGGCTCACTTAAAGCGACTAGTAAAACTACATCTTAAAAGATATTACCATAAAAAGTTCTGGAAGCTTGGtgcagtaatttttttctttatcctatTTTTGATTTTAATGCAAAGAGAAGTAAGTGTTCAATATTCCAAAGAGGAATTGAGGATggaaagaaacatgaaaaacaaaaacaaggtgtTTGATCTAATGCTAGAAGCTGTTAACAATATTAAAGATGCAATGCCAAAAATGCAAATAGGAGCACCTGTTAGGCAAAACATTGATGCTGGTGAGAGACCCTGTTTGCAAGGATATTATACAGCAGCAGAATTGAAACCCGTTCTTGATCGCCCACCTCAGGATGCTAATGCACCCGGTGCTTCTGGTAAAGCATTCAAGACAACCAATTTAAGTGTTGAAGAGCAGAAGGAAAAAGAACGTGGAGAAGCAAAACACTGTTTTAATGCTTTTGCAAGTGACAGGATCTCTTTGCACCGAGATCTTGGACCAGACACTCGACCTCCTGA ATGTATTGAACAAAAATTTAAGCGATGTCCTCCCTTGCCTACCACCAGTGTCATAATAGTTTTTCATAATGAAGCATGGTCCACGCTGCTTAGAACTGTCCACAGTGTGCTTTATTCTTCACCTGCCATTCTGCTGAAAGAAATCATTTTGGTGGATGATGCTAGTGTAGATG agtACTTACATGATAAACTAGAggaatatataaaacaattttcTATAGTGAAGATAGtcagacaaagagagagaaaaggtctaATCACTGCACGGTTGCTAGGAGCAACGGTAGCAACCGGTGAAACACTCACATTTTTAGATGCTCACT GTGAGTGTTTCTATGGTTGGTTAGAGCCTTTGCTGGCCAGGATAGCTGAGAACTACACTGCAGTCGTGAGTCCAGACATTGCATCCATAGATATGAACACATTTGAATTCAACAAACCTTCTCCTTATGGAAGTAACCATAACCGTGGAAATTTTGACTGGAGTCTTTCATTTGGCTGGGAATCCCTTCCTGATCATGAGAGGCAACGGAGGAAAGATGAGACCTACCCAATTAA AACACCCACATTTGCAGGAGGCCTTTTTTCCATatcaaaagaatattttgaatatattggaACTTatgatgaagaaatggaaatctgGGGAGGTGAAAATATAGAAATGTCTTTCAGA GTGTGGCAATGTGGTGGGCAGTTGGAGATTATGCCTTGCTCTGTTGTTGGACATGTTTTTCGCAGCAAAAGCCCTCATACGTTTCCAAAAGGCACTCAGGTGATTGCTCGCAACCAAGTTCGCCTTGCAGAAGTCTGGATGGATGaatataaggaaatattttatagGAGAAACACAGATGCAGCAAAAATTGTTAAGCAA AAATCATTTGGTGATCTTTCAAAAAGATTTGAAATAAGACAACGCCTTCAATGTAAAAATTTTACATGGTATCTGAAAAATATTTATCCAGAAGTGTATGTGCCAGACCTTAGTCCTGTTGTATCTGGATAT ATTAAAAGCTTTGGCCAGCCTCTCTGTCTGGATGTCGGAGAAAATAATCAAGGAGGCAAACCATTAATTTTGTATACGTGTCATGGACTTGGGGGAAACCAG TACTTTGAGTACTCGGCTCAACACGAAATTCGGCATAACATCCAGAAAGAATTATGTCTTCATGCTGTTCAGGGTTTCGTTCAGCTGAAAACATGTACCTACAAAGGTCACAAGACAATTGCCACTGGAGAACAGCTATGGGAGATGCAGAAG ggTCAACTTCTCTATAATCCGTTCCTTAACATGTGCCTTTCAGCAAGCGGAGAGCATCCAAGCTTAGCGTCTTGCAGTCCATCAGATCCACTCCAAAAATGGATTTTTAACCAAAATGATTAA
- the GALNT3 gene encoding polypeptide N-acetylgalactosaminyltransferase 3 isoform X2 — MAHLKRLVKLHLKRYYHKKFWKLGAVIFFFILFLILMQREVSVQYSKEELRMERNMKNKNKVFDLMLEAVNNIKDAMPKMQIGAPVRQNIDAGERPCLQGYYTAAELKPVLDRPPQDANAPGASGKAFKTTNLSVEEQKEKERGEAKHCFNAFASDRISLHRDLGPDTRPPECIEQKFKRCPPLPTTSVIIVFHNEAWSTLLRTVHSVLYSSPAILLKEIILVDDASVDEYLHDKLEEYIKQFSIVKIVRQRERKGLITARLLGATVATGETLTFLDAHCECFYGWLEPLLARIAENYTAVVSPDIASIDMNTFEFNKPSPYGSNHNRGNFDWSLSFGWESLPDHERQRRKDETYPINKSPHTFPKGTQVIARNQVRLAEVWMDEYKEIFYRRNTDAAKIVKQKSFGDLSKRFEIRQRLQCKNFTWYLKNIYPEVYVPDLSPVVSGYIKSFGQPLCLDVGENNQGGKPLILYTCHGLGGNQYFEYSAQHEIRHNIQKELCLHAVQGFVQLKTCTYKGHKTIATGEQLWEMQKGQLLYNPFLNMCLSASGEHPSLASCSPSDPLQKWIFNQND, encoded by the exons ATGGCTCACTTAAAGCGACTAGTAAAACTACATCTTAAAAGATATTACCATAAAAAGTTCTGGAAGCTTGGtgcagtaatttttttctttatcctatTTTTGATTTTAATGCAAAGAGAAGTAAGTGTTCAATATTCCAAAGAGGAATTGAGGATggaaagaaacatgaaaaacaaaaacaaggtgtTTGATCTAATGCTAGAAGCTGTTAACAATATTAAAGATGCAATGCCAAAAATGCAAATAGGAGCACCTGTTAGGCAAAACATTGATGCTGGTGAGAGACCCTGTTTGCAAGGATATTATACAGCAGCAGAATTGAAACCCGTTCTTGATCGCCCACCTCAGGATGCTAATGCACCCGGTGCTTCTGGTAAAGCATTCAAGACAACCAATTTAAGTGTTGAAGAGCAGAAGGAAAAAGAACGTGGAGAAGCAAAACACTGTTTTAATGCTTTTGCAAGTGACAGGATCTCTTTGCACCGAGATCTTGGACCAGACACTCGACCTCCTGA ATGTATTGAACAAAAATTTAAGCGATGTCCTCCCTTGCCTACCACCAGTGTCATAATAGTTTTTCATAATGAAGCATGGTCCACGCTGCTTAGAACTGTCCACAGTGTGCTTTATTCTTCACCTGCCATTCTGCTGAAAGAAATCATTTTGGTGGATGATGCTAGTGTAGATG agtACTTACATGATAAACTAGAggaatatataaaacaattttcTATAGTGAAGATAGtcagacaaagagagagaaaaggtctaATCACTGCACGGTTGCTAGGAGCAACGGTAGCAACCGGTGAAACACTCACATTTTTAGATGCTCACT GTGAGTGTTTCTATGGTTGGTTAGAGCCTTTGCTGGCCAGGATAGCTGAGAACTACACTGCAGTCGTGAGTCCAGACATTGCATCCATAGATATGAACACATTTGAATTCAACAAACCTTCTCCTTATGGAAGTAACCATAACCGTGGAAATTTTGACTGGAGTCTTTCATTTGGCTGGGAATCCCTTCCTGATCATGAGAGGCAACGGAGGAAAGATGAGACCTACCCAATTAA CAAAAGCCCTCATACGTTTCCAAAAGGCACTCAGGTGATTGCTCGCAACCAAGTTCGCCTTGCAGAAGTCTGGATGGATGaatataaggaaatattttatagGAGAAACACAGATGCAGCAAAAATTGTTAAGCAA AAATCATTTGGTGATCTTTCAAAAAGATTTGAAATAAGACAACGCCTTCAATGTAAAAATTTTACATGGTATCTGAAAAATATTTATCCAGAAGTGTATGTGCCAGACCTTAGTCCTGTTGTATCTGGATAT ATTAAAAGCTTTGGCCAGCCTCTCTGTCTGGATGTCGGAGAAAATAATCAAGGAGGCAAACCATTAATTTTGTATACGTGTCATGGACTTGGGGGAAACCAG TACTTTGAGTACTCGGCTCAACACGAAATTCGGCATAACATCCAGAAAGAATTATGTCTTCATGCTGTTCAGGGTTTCGTTCAGCTGAAAACATGTACCTACAAAGGTCACAAGACAATTGCCACTGGAGAACAGCTATGGGAGATGCAGAAG ggTCAACTTCTCTATAATCCGTTCCTTAACATGTGCCTTTCAGCAAGCGGAGAGCATCCAAGCTTAGCGTCTTGCAGTCCATCAGATCCACTCCAAAAATGGATTTTTAACCAAAATGATTAA